The genome window TATTTACTTTAATCTCATCATTTCTTAATTTTTCAAGGCTAGCTTTAATCGCTTCAAGAGAGCCTTGAACATCTGCTTTTACAATTACAGGTAGATTTTTTAGCTCACCTTCTGCTATTTTTGCACTTAATTCATCAATTGTTACTTTTGTAGATTTACTTAGCTCTTTTTGACGAAGATACTCATATTTTTTCTGTGCATATTCACGTGCTTCTTTATCACTTTTTACGCTAATTAAAGTCTCTCCAGCTTCTGGTACTTCACTTAGCCCTATCAATACACCACACTCACCAGGTCTAATAGATTTTAAACTTCTGCCTTTATCATCGCTTAGAGCTCTTACTTTGCCAAATGCTACACCAGCAACAATAGTATCGCCTACTTTTAATGTTCCATTTTCTACTATTACAGTAGCTACTGGACCACGACCTTTTTGTAAAGAACTCTCTATAATTGTAGCTTTAGCCTCTCTATTTGGATTAGCTTTTAACTCTAAAATTTCAGCTTGCAAAAGTACAATTTCAAGCAAATCCTCTATACCCATACCGGTCTTAGCCGATACTGGTACAAACTCATGACTTCCGCCCCACTCTGTAGGCATAATCTCAAGCTCTGCTAAACCAGTTTTTACTAAATCTGGATTTGCACTCTCTTTATCCATTTTATTAATAGCAATTATAATAGGCACTCCAGCAGCTTTAGCGTGTGCAATAGCCTCTTTGGTTTGTGGTTTGACTCCATCATCGGCAGCTACAACTATAATAACAATATCAGTTACGCTAGCACCTCTGGCTCTCATTGCTGTAAATGCTTCATGCCCTGGAGTATCGATAAATGTGATATTTTTACCATTTTTTTCAACCATATAAGCACCAACATGCTGAGTAATACCGCCAGCCTCACCGCTTGCTACTCTAGAGTTTTGAATATAATCAAGCAAACTTGTCTTACCATGATCAACATGCCCCATAATAGTTACTACTGGAGCTCTAGATTCAGCATGCAAATCATCTTCGTCCTCATAAGCTTTAACATAATCAAACTCCTCTTGAGTATCTACGATATTAATCTCAATATCAAACTCAGCACCCAAAATCTCAATCTCATCTTCTTCTAAAAAGTCATTTTTGGTAGTCATTTTACCAAGCATAAATAACTTGCTAATAATTTCACTTGGAGATTTTTTGATTTTATCAGCAAATTCATATAGCCTAATCTCTTTTGGTATATCTACACTTACAACGCTCTCATTTTGATTGTCTTTTACCACTTTTTTATGTTTTTTGCGGCTACTTCTTTGAATTCCGCCTTCAAAATTAAATCCATTATTTTGTGCAGGCTTATAGACATTTAATGGTTTTTTATTAGTTTGAGTTCTTTCAGTTTCAATCGGTTTTACTGTAAGATCTGGCAATACAACCACATCTTCATCATCAATTACAATATCATCACCAAATTCACTAAGACCCATTAAATCAATTTTTGATGAACTCTCTTTTTTAGTAGCTTGGAACTGCTTTTTCTCTTTTTTCTTTTTCTTAAAGCTATCATCGCCACTACCAAACATAGATTCAAGTGCTTTATTATTTATCATTGTTGAGTTGCTAGATTTTTCTACTTTTGGATGTTCATCTTTTTTCTTTTTGACAATTACTAGCCCTCTTCTTTTTGTTAAACTTGAATTTGCTAAAGTCTCGCTCTTTGACTCATCTTTTATTTTTTGCTCTTCTTTTATCTCAGGTTGTTTTGGTGCTACTATTTTAGTCTCAGGTTTAGATACCTTGGCCTCTTCTTTTATATCAACTTGTTTGGTTTGAGACTTTATTTCCTCTTTTACAGGCTGTTTAGTAGTTGATTTTTTAGCTTGTTTAGATTCTGGGATTATGCCAGATTGAACATAATCATAAAGTTTTGCGGCATCTTCTGGGCTTACAGCACTTGAGACAGTAGTCACTGCAAAACCTAGCTCTTTTGCCTTCTCTAAAATTTTTTTAGACGATGAGCCTAGCTCTTTTGCTATTTCGTGAATTCTAATCTTTGCCATTGACTATTATCTCCTTTAAGTTTATACTATTTTTGCCAAATTTTGTAAGTGGTTTTCTTAACTCTTTTGCATCTTTTTTGATACAGATTACGCAGATATAAAACGATCTTGCATTACCTAAATTTTGTACTATTTCGCCATTTAGTGATCTGAATTTATAAAGCTCATCTTGGTAAAATCTACCTTTGCAAACCACGCACATTCTAATAGGTTTATGAAATTTTCGCACTATTATATCTTAGTTTTCTTTATTTTTAGCTTTTTATGCTAAATCCATCATTATCAATCTCCAAAATTTTTACCTTAAATTTTGGAAACTCAGCTTGTAAAATTTCAGCTAATGCATTGGCTCTATCTTGATAAGCCAAATTTAAAAAAGTCGAACCGCTTCCTGAGAGCGTACTCATCAACGCACCATTAGCATATGCTACATCTCTAACTTTAAAAAGCTCAGGTAAAGCACTCATTCTACGCTCTTCATGCATCTTATCAATACATGCTAAACGTAAATTATCATAATCTTTTTTAATAAAACAGCTACTTAAATAAGCAGCATGACTAAGGTTGCTTACACATTCATTCATTGTATAGTGTGAAGGGAGCTTATTGCGACTTTGTTTAGTATTCATAGGCTCATCTGGAATAACTACTACTGCCTTTAAATTTGAATCAATATCAGCCTTTTGCGTATAAACAGATGCATTATTGACAATATTTACTGTAAATCCACCCCATACAGCTGGAGAAATATTATCAGGATGATGTTCATACTGCAAAGCTTTATCTAAAATTATACTACGCTCAACTTTAAATCCAGCCATATGATAAGCAGCCGCAATAGCGCCAACTATAACCGAACTCGAACTTCCAAGCCCTCTTGAAAATGGAATATTATTGACAAAATTAAATTTATAATTTAAGCTCTTTCCATTTAATGATGTAATCGTCTCATTAAAAATATTTACAAATGTATTATTTTTTTTTAGAGCTATCTTATCACTACCTTCACCTATAATATTAATAGAGCTAATCTTTTGTTCAGTGATACTAACCTCGTTATAAAGCTTTAAAGCTAGACCCAAAGAGTCAAATCCAGGACCTAAATTCGCACTAGTCGCAGGTGTAAATATTCTCATCATAATCTCCTAAACCGCATCTATAACATAATTTGGTAATGCATTAGCCATTAAATTAAGTCCATCTAATTTTTTTGGCAATTCAAATTCGCAAGGCTCTATTTTTTGCAAACTTATCTTAGAGTTTTCAAGCACAAAACTCATATTTTTATTAGCCCTAATTGGTCTAAAGCCATTTAAACTAAATCCATTAACTCCATATAACTCAAGCCCACGAGCTATACAAAATGTACAAAGCGTAAGATAAGCAACCTTTAATCCCATAAAGCTACCAGGACCATTAGCGTAAATAATTTTATCAATCTTGTACTTGCTATCTAAATTAGCAATAGCAATAGTCAAAATTTCACTAGCTTTTTCATCGCTTTGTATCTGCTCTATTAAATTCCCTTCAAAATAGACTCCTATAAGAAGTGGTGAGCTAAGACAGATTACTAATATATCAACCTTTTTTATGCAAACGCCTTTTCATACTCTTTTTGAGTTGCCTCACTTAGAGTTACTATCTCATAATTCTTCTCATCGCTTAAAAGTGCTAAAGTTAGCTTGTGATTAAGATCATGGCTACCAGCAAATGCTTCATAATCTCCAATCATAGGCGCACCAAGCAAGCTTATATCGCCAATTGCATCTAAAATTTTATGACGAACAAACTCATCATCAAATCTTAATCCCTCAGGATTTAATATTTTAGCACCATCAATTACTACAGCATTATCTAAGCTTCCACCCAGTGCTAAACCCATTGAATTTAGCTTTTGGACATCTTTTAAAAATCCAAAAGTTCTAGCCCTTGCTATTTGATTTATAAAATTTTCTTTACTAAACTCAAAAGTATAACTTTGCAAGCCAATTACTGGGTTTTCAAATTTAATTGTATAGTTGAATTTTGGATTTGATGATGGAGTGAGTTTAACATATTTATCACCATCTCTTACCTCTACTTCACGCTTTACAACTATTACTTTCTTATCTGCTTCTAACTCCACTACACCAGCTTCATCAAGCATCATACAAAAGCTAATAGCACTTCCATCCATCACAGGCACTTCATTGGCATCTAAAATAATTCTAATATTATCAATTCCATAGCTATTTATAGCACTCATTAGATGCTCTATAGTTGATACTGTTGCTTTATCATTTCCAATTACAGTAGCCATTTGCGTATTTAATACACTACTTGGTTCAGCTTTAAAGCTAGTGGCTTTATCGCTTCTATAAAATACCACACCGCTATTAGCTTCTAAAGGTTCTAATATCAGCTTAATTGGCTCACCTTTATGAAGTCCTATTCCAACTCCTTCTACTCTTTTTCCTATAGTTCTTTGTTTCAAATTTATAATCCTTATCAATATTACGGGTTGATTATATCAAAAAACTAATAAAAACTATTTAAAAATAATATTTATATTAGAATTTCTATTTTAAGCAATAAATACTAAACTAAAATTGATAATATTTTTCTATCCACCCTATAAATTCTCAAATTTAATTATTTATAGCCTTTTTTGCAGACTCTAAAACATCATATATATTATCTTTCATCCACTTTTTATCCATCCACTCTTCAGGTCTAACCTCAATACCTTGAACCAAAACACCAAAATGCAAATGATCTCCAAGCGCTAGACCAGTTGTTCCGGTTTTGCCTATAATATGATTTTTACCAATATGCTCGCCAGCCTTTACTGAGGTTTCATTGCAATGACCATAAAGAGTATAAAGTCCAAATCCATGATAAAGAATAATATTTTCTCCATAAATTCCATTTAAATCATTATAAGCAACAAATGCAGCGTTATTTGCAACCATACTAGCCATAGCAGTGCTAGCAAGATCAAGCCCCATATGCCAGCTTTGACTTACCTCATCTCCATTATAAGTATAAAATCTATGATCTCCAAAACTAGCAACTGCAGCACCATTTTTAAGTGGATAAAATGGTTCGATATAAAATCTATCTATAATCTCTTCAGGTACAGCAGAGGTAATTTTGTGGATAATATCCTCATTTAATATTCTTAGGGTCTCATTAACAAATTTAAATTTAGCCAATCTATCTAATTGAGCATAATCTTGTGCGTATTGATTAGCTAATTCATCAATCTTGCCATCTAAAAATCTATCACTTAATGCTATTCTTGACTCTTTATATTTACGATCTTGTAAGTAGTAATCAATATTTGATATTGATCTATTTCCTGCCTTATCTATTGCTATGATTTTAGCCTTGAAGCTTGGATTTTGTATATTCCAAGCCAAAAGTGACGCCCAGTAGCCATCTTTTACAAATTTAGTTGGTTTAAAAATATGGCCATCGCTTTCTATATATAAATTTTGTAAATTTTCATCAGTTGCTCTAAAAACTACAACAGCTGAACCACCTTTAGTTATTTTATAAGATTGATTGATAATTTGAATTTGTGGTTTTTTGCTATCGATAATTAAATTTACACTCTTAGTTACTGTATTACCACCAAAAAAACCAAAATCTTTAGCCTCAATTATGAGCTTATAAGCTCTATTTCTATCCAAAATTAAACTTTTTGGCAGTTGTAAATTTAAATCTATACTATTTTTTGGCTCACTGATTTCTTCATTTAAAATTATCTGAGTTGCATTAGCATCAACTAATTCAACTTTAATTGATTGCAAGGCTGCATTATCAGATATATTTAGGTTTATTGGAGATTTTTGATTCCAATAAATTGTATCATTTATAGAAATTGTTGGAGCTTCATTATCCATAGAACCGGAGTTAAATAGGCCTATAGCAGCAAATATTAATCCGATCAAAATTAAAGCAAATATAAAAGTTTTATTTTTCGCACTCTTCACATTTTATCCTTAAATCTAAATTAAATCGTAAAATTGTATCTAAATAAATTCAATAAATAGTATTATTAAAGTATCTCTCTTAAGCCTCTTGCAGTTTGCATCCAATCTTTTAGCTCATCCCATTTTTCATCTCTTATCATATTTTCACAAATTTCTAGCTCATTTTTAAACGAAGTAATTGCCTCTAAAAGATTATCTTTATTTTGTTTAAAAATATCGCTCCACATCTGTGGATTAGACTTTGCAATCCTTGCCATACCGCTAAAACTCCCACCAGCTAGAAGTAAAATATTTCGCTTATTTTCCTCTTTTAGAGTTGAGTTTACCAAACTGTAGCTAATAACATGCGGAAGATGTGAAATGATACCCACATGATGATCGTGGCTTTTTGAATCCATAAATACTATCTTCATTCCAGCATGACTTAATATCTCAACTACTCTTTTAACATGAAATTCATCAGCATTTTTGTCATCGCAAACCACAACTACAGCACCATTTAATAAGGTTTTAAAAGCAGCTTTTGGTCCTGAGTTTTCTGTACCAGCCATTGGATGAGCTGCAACAAAATTATTACGAATTTGATTAGGACAAGAGCGAAGAATTTGCTCTTTTGTTGAGCCTAGATCTACAATTGTAGTGCTACTTGGGATATCTGTTAAATTTTGCATTACTTTGATAATTGCCTCAACTGGAATTGCCAAAAATATCATATCGCAGCTTTTTTTCATCTCATCAAAACTAATTATCTCATCAATCAATCCCAAATTTAAAGCATCTCTTTCATTGTTTTTGTCTAAGTCATATCCGCTTACTTTAGCAATTAATTTCATATCTTTTAAAGCCAAACCCAATGAACCACCAATTAATCCAAGCCCAATAATCCCTACATGCATCATATTTCCTTAAATTTTTAGCCCCGAATTATAGCAAAATTAGCCAAAAATAGCACTTAATAATTCAAATGTTAATCAATTTATGATACCATTTGACTACAATTTTATACATAGGTAATTTTATATGAAAAAAGCTCTACTTTCAAGCTTTATTACAGCTATTTGGCTACATGCCATAGAGATTCAAAGCGTAACATTTAATGGCCTTTTACATCTATCAGATGAGAGCGCAACTGAGATTAGCGGACTTAAAATTGGAGGGCAATTTAATGATGAGATTGCTAGTAAGGCTATTATTAATTTATATAAACAAGGATATTTTGAAAATATCTATATTGAAGAAAATAATGGCAATATAGTAGTAAATTTAGTTGAAAAGCCAGTAATTGCCAAAATCGATATCAATGGCGTTGTAACAAATGACCAAAAATCTATCGAGCAGATAATAGATATCAAAAAAGGTCAAATGTATGATGAGTTTGCACTAAATAATACCAAAATTAGAATTCGTCAATTCTATGAAGCTAGAGGTTATTTTGATACTGTTGTAACTACCGATATTGCACCAATAAATGAGAATAAAAACTCACTTCATATAACTCTAACAGTAAATAGAGGTGAAAATATCACTATTGAAAATGTTAATTTAATAGGTGCTGATGCATTAGATTACTCAGATATTGAACCAGTAGTAGCAAATAAAAGTCGCGAATTTATGGGATGGATGTGGGGATTAAATGATGGCAAAGCCAAAATTTATGAACTTCCAGGAGATAGTGGCAAAATTCAAGATGAGTATTTAAGAAGAGGCTATTTAGATGCTAGCGTTTCAGCACCAAGCCTGAATGCACACTTTGATAATTATAAAGCAGATTTATCTTATTATATCAATGAAGGTGAAATTTATAAAACAGGCAACATCTCTATTAATGCACCTGATTTTTTAGAGCTTGATACTGATGAAATTATCGATGATTTTAAGCTGCAAAAAGGAGATACTTTAAATTCATCTTGGATGAATTTAGATGCTCAAAAACTTGAGAATTTAGTAGCAAATAAAGGCTTTGCCTATGCTAAAGTCTATCCGCGCACTAATAAAAATAGTGACTATACAGCTGATATAATCTATGAGGTAATTCCAGAAGAAAA of Campylobacter vicugnae contains these proteins:
- the infB gene encoding translation initiation factor IF-2, coding for MAKIRIHEIAKELGSSSKKILEKAKELGFAVTTVSSAVSPEDAAKLYDYVQSGIIPESKQAKKSTTKQPVKEEIKSQTKQVDIKEEAKVSKPETKIVAPKQPEIKEEQKIKDESKSETLANSSLTKRRGLVIVKKKKDEHPKVEKSSNSTMINNKALESMFGSGDDSFKKKKKEKKQFQATKKESSSKIDLMGLSEFGDDIVIDDEDVVVLPDLTVKPIETERTQTNKKPLNVYKPAQNNGFNFEGGIQRSSRKKHKKVVKDNQNESVVSVDIPKEIRLYEFADKIKKSPSEIISKLFMLGKMTTKNDFLEEDEIEILGAEFDIEINIVDTQEEFDYVKAYEDEDDLHAESRAPVVTIMGHVDHGKTSLLDYIQNSRVASGEAGGITQHVGAYMVEKNGKNITFIDTPGHEAFTAMRARGASVTDIVIIVVAADDGVKPQTKEAIAHAKAAGVPIIIAINKMDKESANPDLVKTGLAELEIMPTEWGGSHEFVPVSAKTGMGIEDLLEIVLLQAEILELKANPNREAKATIIESSLQKGRGPVATVIVENGTLKVGDTIVAGVAFGKVRALSDDKGRSLKSIRPGECGVLIGLSEVPEAGETLISVKSDKEAREYAQKKYEYLRQKELSKSTKVTIDELSAKIAEGELKNLPVIVKADVQGSLEAIKASLEKLRNDEIKVNIIHSGVGGITQSDISLASASQNCVILGFNIRPTGEIKEKAKDKAVEIKTYNVIYNLLDDVKALLSGLMSPVITEEDLGQAVIRQVINVPKIGQIAGCMVTEGIISRGAKIRVIRDGVVVFEGNISSLKRFKDDAKEVAKGYECGVGIEGYNDMREGDYIESYKEVENRAEI
- the thrB gene encoding homoserine kinase — protein: MRIFTPATSANLGPGFDSLGLALKLYNEVSITEQKISSINIIGEGSDKIALKKNNTFVNIFNETITSLNGKSLNYKFNFVNNIPFSRGLGSSSSVIVGAIAAAYHMAGFKVERSIILDKALQYEHHPDNISPAVWGGFTVNIVNNASVYTQKADIDSNLKAVVVIPDEPMNTKQSRNKLPSHYTMNECVSNLSHAAYLSSCFIKKDYDNLRLACIDKMHEERRMSALPELFKVRDVAYANGALMSTLSGSGSTFLNLAYQDRANALAEILQAEFPKFKVKILEIDNDGFSIKS
- a CDS encoding YlxR family protein, whose amino-acid sequence is MRKFHKPIRMCVVCKGRFYQDELYKFRSLNGEIVQNLGNARSFYICVICIKKDAKELRKPLTKFGKNSINLKEIIVNGKD
- a CDS encoding prephenate dehydrogenase: MHVGIIGLGLIGGSLGLALKDMKLIAKVSGYDLDKNNERDALNLGLIDEIISFDEMKKSCDMIFLAIPVEAIIKVMQNLTDIPSSTTIVDLGSTKEQILRSCPNQIRNNFVAAHPMAGTENSGPKAAFKTLLNGAVVVVCDDKNADEFHVKRVVEILSHAGMKIVFMDSKSHDHHVGIISHLPHVISYSLVNSTLKEENKRNILLLAGGSFSGMARIAKSNPQMWSDIFKQNKDNLLEAITSFKNELEICENMIRDEKWDELKDWMQTARGLREIL
- a CDS encoding glycoprotease codes for the protein MTIAIANLDSKYKIDKIIYANGPGSFMGLKVAYLTLCTFCIARGLELYGVNGFSLNGFRPIRANKNMSFVLENSKISLQKIEPCEFELPKKLDGLNLMANALPNYVIDAV
- the lpxC gene encoding UDP-3-O-acyl-N-acetylglucosamine deacetylase, which translates into the protein MKQRTIGKRVEGVGIGLHKGEPIKLILEPLEANSGVVFYRSDKATSFKAEPSSVLNTQMATVIGNDKATVSTIEHLMSAINSYGIDNIRIILDANEVPVMDGSAISFCMMLDEAGVVELEADKKVIVVKREVEVRDGDKYVKLTPSSNPKFNYTIKFENPVIGLQSYTFEFSKENFINQIARARTFGFLKDVQKLNSMGLALGGSLDNAVVIDGAKILNPEGLRFDDEFVRHKILDAIGDISLLGAPMIGDYEAFAGSHDLNHKLTLALLSDEKNYEIVTLSEATQKEYEKAFA
- a CDS encoding peptidoglycan metallopeptidase Pgp6, which produces MKSAKNKTFIFALILIGLIFAAIGLFNSGSMDNEAPTISINDTIYWNQKSPINLNISDNAALQSIKVELVDANATQIILNEEISEPKNSIDLNLQLPKSLILDRNRAYKLIIEAKDFGFFGGNTVTKSVNLIIDSKKPQIQIINQSYKITKGGSAVVVFRATDENLQNLYIESDGHIFKPTKFVKDGYWASLLAWNIQNPSFKAKIIAIDKAGNRSISNIDYYLQDRKYKESRIALSDRFLDGKIDELANQYAQDYAQLDRLAKFKFVNETLRILNEDIIHKITSAVPEEIIDRFYIEPFYPLKNGAAVASFGDHRFYTYNGDEVSQSWHMGLDLASTAMASMVANNAAFVAYNDLNGIYGENIILYHGFGLYTLYGHCNETSVKAGEHIGKNHIIGKTGTTGLALGDHLHFGVLVQGIEVRPEEWMDKKWMKDNIYDVLESAKKAINN